One Solanum pennellii chromosome 9, SPENNV200 DNA segment encodes these proteins:
- the LOC107030613 gene encoding serine/threonine-protein kinase OXI1: protein MNNLEKTEIESIQLQSLKVISALGRGAKGVVFLVQREDGELLALKTILRDSIEKNKASTNNSEYRRIYLERDLLNSYQHPLLPKLKGVVSTDKIVGYAIDYCPGGDLNSLRKKQTEKMFSDDTIRFYAAELVLALEHLHGSGIVYRDLKPENVMIQENGHIMLIDFDLSTKLAHKSTPQSPQIETAKLSVQTASKSKKKNRFNKFRNSEISPDDSIHSARLAPVEFDPIEKSNSFVGTEEYLSPEIILGNGHDFSVDWWCLGVVLYEMLYGTTPFRGSNRKETYYRILSKSPDLVGEATPLRDLINKLLEKDPKQRVSVDEIKGHDFFKSMDWNLIVQLPRPPFIPAPYDEVKGNKEIDVELFVEGVFKDEHCKINSQANYGDESNAIQVDKFFLF from the exons ATGAATAACCTTGAAAAAACAGAGATTGAGTCGATACAACTGCAGAGTTTGAAGGTAATTTCCGCCCTTGGCCGTGGAGCTAAAGGAGTGGTGTTTTTGGTTCAGAGGGAAGACGGTGAGTTGCTTGCTCTCAAAACTATTTTGAGAGATTCAATTGAGAAGAACAAAGCCAGTACGAACAACAGCGAATACAGAAGAATTTACCTCGAGCGTGACCTACTCAATTCATATCAGCATCCGCTTCTGCCTAAACTCAAAGGAGTTGTATCCACGGATAAGATTGTTGGATATGCCATTGATTACTGTCCTGGTGGTGATCTCAATTCTCTCCGGAAAAAACAAACTGAAAAAATGTTCTCAGACGATACTATAAG ATTCTACGCGGCGGAGTTAGTGTTGGCATTGGAGCATCTACATGGATCAGGGATTGTATACAGAGATTTAAAGCCAGAAAACGTGATGATTCAAGAGAACGGACATATAATGTTAATCGATTTCGATCTCTCTACAAAACTTGCACATAAATCTACTCCACAATCCCCGCAAATAGAAACAGCTAAACTATCGGTACAAACCGCGTCGAAGAGCAAAAAGAAAAACCGGTTCAACAAATTTCGCAACTCGGAAATCTCTCCAGACGATTCAATTCACTCAGCTCGACTGGCTCCTGTCGAATTCGATCCGATCGAGAAATCAAATTCATTCGTCGGAACGGAGGAGTATTTGTCTCCGGAGATCATTTTAGGTAACGGCCATGATTTCTCAGTCGACTGGTGGTGTTTAGGAGTAGTATTGTACGAGATGCTGTACGGAACGACGCCGTTTAGGGGCTCAAATCGAAAGGAAACATATTATCGTATACTTTCGAAATCGCCAGATTTAGTAGGTGAGGCGACGCCATTAAGAGACTTGATAAACAAGTTACTGGAAAAGGATCCGAAGCAGAGGGTTTCCGTGGATGAAATCAAAGGCCACGATTTTTTCAAATCCATGGACTGGAATTTGATTGTCCAACTTCCAAGGCCACCGTTTATTCCAGCGCCATATGATGAGGTAAAAGGGAATAAGGAAATTGATGTGGAGTTATTTGTAGAGGGAGTGTTCAAAGATGAACACTGCAAAATTAATTCGCAAGCTAACTATGGTGATGAAAGTAATGCCATCCaagttgataaatttttcctcttttga